The following nucleotide sequence is from Synchiropus splendidus isolate RoL2022-P1 chromosome 1, RoL_Sspl_1.0, whole genome shotgun sequence.
CTCCCATCACAATTTCCGCCAGTCGtgctgcaacagttaaatgttTTCCATCAATATTAATGGGCGCGATGCTGGAGGCATGGCTGCCAATGTGTGCCGAACAGCCATTCGGACCTCTCACCACCGCCATCATTTCTGAGGGTCTCATGCTCAATGACACAATGGCAGTGATGGAGCTGGATTCAAACTGTCAACCCTCTGATTATTGGACCACCCACCCAAGCACCTTTGCCACTGACAACtgtacgacaaaaaaaaaacctttctagctttgtgttttgttgctgtggctgagtttgacacccatTGGTTCATGTTCTGATAGCTCCTGTTGCCTCCATTGTGATGCAACACAGAAAAAAGTGGTTGTTTTAGCAAATGGCTTTGATGCAAAAGATACATAAGAGTGGGAAAGTTCTTAGGACAGCACATAGATTACCTATTTAGTCTTGGGGGAGGAAATGTGAtcaaatatgtaaatatgtaattaaataaaatcaatcaatATAAAACTCTCAATGGTTTACAAAGGGACACACAGTTATGCCATTTATCAAAGGAATAAAACAATCCAGAACCAAATTGCTGGAgttgaaaacattaaaatgcgGCTTGCGGACGACCATTTGCTCACTTAATGGGGACAAATACACCGGCGGCTGGTTGGACGACAAGAAGCACGGTAagatgctgctttttttttttctgaatccaGCAACAGCTGCACTCAGTAACAACACCAAAATCGTTTTAAAGGAATTGGAACTCAGGTGTGGAAGAAGACTGGTGCCGTTTACAGTGGCGAGTGGAAATTTGGAAAACGTGATGGATTTGGTACCTACAGTGTTCCTGTGTCGGGGACAAATAGCTATGTGAAGAAATACTATGGACAATGGGAAGATGGGAAAAAGCATGTAAGTGTGTGATGAATGACTGTTCCATGCTCCACTGTTCAACGACAACTGTTTTTACAGGGCCAAGGCATATATTACTATAGTAATGGAGCATTTTACGAAGGGGAATGGTACGAAGACGAACGTAGTGGAAAGGGAATACTGTACGATGACAATTTCATCTATGAGGGAGAGTGGCTGAAGGACAAGTACCATGGAGATGGCACCATGCTGTTAGGTATCCACAACGCCAACTATCATTTCAAAGTAGTTCTGCTAAAATATCTGGCATTTGTGTCCCAGCTAATGGAAATTGCTATAATGGCCCCTGGAGAAATGGTGAGAAGCACGGCTATGGAAAGTTCTACTTTGCTGACTCAGGACGCCTTTATGATGGCGTCTGGGTCAACGGCATCGCAAAATGTGGAACCATATCAAAAGATCCAAATTACGAGCCACCATTTCCAATGAAGTATGAGATTCCAAAGGTATGATGAGGATAATGTATCCATTACAAGTGCCTGTGATTTTAATGACACTTTTAAATCACAGATTGAGCTGGAGGATGTGGAGACGGTTTTGGATGAAGCCATTGCTGCTCTGACTGGAGAGAAGGATGAAAAAGACGCCGCCAACTCATCACCCAACGCAGAGAATGGCTGATCAAGATCTTGAGGATGTGTCTTCCATTTTGCCCAAACACTATTTTAAGTCCATCACCTCTCGTCTCAGAGAAGTCTTTGAATTTTGGCGCCTGGAAACTGAAGCCCAGGTAAAATTGTACACAGCTTGAATAACAGAACTTTTTCCAATTCTTcggtgggttttctccgggtactccggtttcctcctacTGAACAAAACATCTCGGTAGGCCAAAGTGAAGGGGAAGTGtttaactttttctttttgttttgttacttgAGGGACGTTGTATTGGGCTGTGACAACCGACTGACTCGTGAAGAACCAACTGTTCTAAATACTACATAtgaatacaacaaaaataacatttttaaactgTTTCTCTCTTGTAAGTAGACAATCCCCACTAATGTTGGGCGGGGTGTTGGCAAAATTGACCATAGCACATCAACTGTTTCGTCTCAGACTTTAACCCTTGCGACATAAGTTTGTTACAAACAACTCAAGCATCTTCAAGATGCTGAGTGATGATGTTTAACTTTTTAGAATAAAATAGCTAATAAATATTCTTGGTGCTGGATCACGGTTCACTTCAAAATATTGATCTGTGAGTTTCATTGCTACTTTCCATTCAGCACCATTCTTCCAAATAAACTTTGCAGTTGTGGACAGTCATGGgtatttttcaaaaggtatctACGTATGTTCTTCTAATCGTGATTTCCTGATTACAGCCATGGTGGTCAGTATACTCAAAAATGGTTGTAACTAATGTAATTATGCAAAGTCTGCCAGTCTGAATGAATCCATGAGACTCGTCACCAACTCCACATgatggaacagcaggtggcagtgtcaTTCTGGATGTTGCTAGCACGGCACACAGCAGGTGAGAAAGAACCAGACCTCCTGGCTCTTGTGTTCGGATGCTTTGTGGATCCAGATAGTAACACCATGTGTTCTTTGTCCCGTTAACATTAACTCAATATGTGAGTGAAGTCTGTGGGTCCATTTTTTAATTATCTAGCAAATACTCTGACATAAACACC
It contains:
- the LOC128752818 gene encoding MORN repeat-containing protein 3-like; translated protein: MPFIKGIKQSRTKLLELKTLKCGLRTTICSLNGDKYTGGWLDDKKHGIGTQVWKKTGAVYSGEWKFGKRDGFGTYSVPVSGTNSYVKKYYGQWEDGKKHGQGIYYYSNGAFYEGEWYEDERSGKGILYDDNFIYEGEWLKDKYHGDGTMLLANGNCYNGPWRNGEKHGYGKFYFADSGRLYDGVWVNGIAKCGTISKDPNYEPPFPMKYEIPKIELEDVETVLDEAIAALTGEKDEKDAANSSPNAENG